One window of Burkholderia cepacia GG4 genomic DNA carries:
- a CDS encoding 2Fe-2S iron-sulfur cluster-binding protein, which translates to MDAGRVCGTVRIAQTDERYACRSGESLLAGMAKLGRRGIPVGCLNGGCGVCKVRVLRGAVRKLGPVSRAHVSAEEENDGYALACRVVPDGDVELEVAGRLKKPFFCGAACAGAPAINK; encoded by the coding sequence ATGGACGCGGGCCGCGTATGCGGGACGGTCAGGATCGCACAGACCGACGAGCGCTATGCGTGCAGGTCCGGCGAGTCGTTGCTGGCCGGCATGGCGAAGCTCGGCCGGCGCGGCATTCCGGTCGGCTGCCTGAACGGCGGATGCGGCGTGTGCAAGGTGCGCGTGCTGCGCGGCGCGGTGCGCAAGCTCGGGCCGGTCAGCCGCGCACACGTCAGCGCGGAGGAAGAGAACGACGGCTATGCGCTCGCGTGCCGCGTCGTGCCGGACGGCGACGTCGAACTCGAAGTGGCCGGCCGGCTGAAAAAACCGTTCTTCTGCGGCGCGGCCTGTGCGGGCGCGCCGGCGATCAACAAGTAA
- a CDS encoding NADH:ubiquinone reductase (Na(+)-transporting) subunit F — protein MSHQLTIEPLGVTIEVEEGQTMLDAALRQGIYIPHACCHGLCGTCKVAVLDGETDLGDANPFALMDFEREEGKALACCATLQADTVIEADVDEEPDAEIIPVRDFAADVTRIEPLTPTIKSIRLKLSQPIHFQAGQYVQLEIPGLGQSRAFSIANAPADVAATGEIELNVRQVPGGLGTGYLHEQLATGDRVRLSGPYGRFFVRRSAARPMIFMAGGSGLSSPRSMIADLLASGVTAPITLVYGQRSAKELYYHDEFRALAERHPNFTYVPALSEGGPDGNGGVAQGFVHDVAKAHFDGDFSGHQAYLCGPPAMIDACITTLMQGRLFERDIYHEKFISAADAQQTRSPLFRRV, from the coding sequence ATGAGCCACCAACTTACCATCGAACCGCTGGGCGTCACGATCGAGGTCGAGGAAGGACAGACGATGCTCGACGCCGCGCTGCGCCAGGGCATCTACATTCCGCATGCGTGCTGTCACGGGCTGTGCGGCACCTGCAAGGTCGCGGTGCTCGACGGCGAGACCGACCTCGGCGACGCGAACCCGTTCGCGCTGATGGATTTCGAGCGCGAGGAAGGCAAGGCGCTCGCGTGCTGCGCGACGCTGCAGGCCGACACCGTGATCGAGGCCGACGTCGACGAGGAGCCGGACGCGGAGATCATCCCGGTCAGGGACTTCGCGGCCGACGTGACGCGCATCGAGCCGCTCACGCCGACCATCAAGTCGATCCGCCTGAAACTGTCGCAGCCGATCCATTTCCAGGCCGGCCAGTACGTGCAGCTCGAGATCCCCGGCCTCGGGCAGAGCCGCGCGTTCTCGATCGCGAATGCGCCGGCCGACGTCGCCGCCACCGGCGAGATCGAGCTGAACGTGCGGCAGGTGCCGGGCGGGCTCGGCACCGGCTACCTGCACGAGCAGTTGGCGACGGGCGACCGCGTGCGCCTGTCGGGCCCGTACGGCCGCTTCTTCGTGCGCCGCTCGGCCGCTCGGCCGATGATCTTCATGGCCGGCGGGTCGGGGCTGTCGAGCCCGCGCTCGATGATCGCGGACCTGCTCGCCAGCGGCGTCACCGCGCCGATCACGCTGGTCTACGGCCAGCGCAGCGCGAAGGAACTGTATTACCACGACGAATTCCGCGCACTCGCCGAACGCCATCCGAACTTCACGTACGTGCCGGCGCTGTCCGAAGGCGGGCCGGACGGGAACGGCGGCGTCGCGCAAGGCTTCGTGCACGACGTCGCGAAGGCGCATTTCGATGGCGACTTCTCGGGGCACCAGGCGTACCTGTGCGGACCGCCCGCGATGATCGACGCATGCATCACCACGCTGATGCAGGGCCGCCTGTTCGAACGCGACATCTATCACGAGAAGTTCATCTCGGCGGCCGACGCGCAACAGACGCGCAGCCCGCTGTTCCGGCGGGTGTGA
- a CDS encoding phenol hydroxylase subunit P4: MAVIALKSYDFPMKDAVEKFPAPLLYVCWEDHLMFPAPFCLPLPPDMPFGALADTVLPPIYGYHPDFAKIDWDRVEWFRSGEPWTPDAAKSLADNGLGHKDLISFRTPGLDGLGGASF; encoded by the coding sequence ATGGCCGTCATCGCGCTCAAATCCTACGACTTCCCGATGAAGGATGCCGTCGAGAAGTTTCCGGCGCCGCTGCTCTACGTGTGCTGGGAAGACCACCTGATGTTCCCGGCGCCGTTCTGCCTGCCGCTGCCGCCCGATATGCCGTTCGGCGCGCTGGCCGACACGGTGCTGCCGCCCATCTATGGCTATCACCCCGACTTCGCGAAGATCGACTGGGATCGCGTCGAGTGGTTTCGCTCCGGCGAACCGTGGACGCCCGATGCAGCGAAGAGCCTGGCCGACAACGGCCTCGGGCACAAGGACCTGATCAGCTTCCGCACGCCGGGCCTCGACGGTCTCGGCGGCGCGAGCTTCTGA
- a CDS encoding aromatic/alkene/methane monooxygenase hydroxylase/oxygenase subunit alpha, with protein sequence MDTPTLKKKLGLKDRYAAMTRGLGWETTYQPMDKVFPYDRYEGIKIHDWDKWVDPFRLTMDAYWKYQGEKEKKLYAVIDAFTQNNAFLGVTDARYINALKLFIQGVTPLEYLAHRGFAHVGRHFTGEGARIACQMQSIDELRHYQTETHAMSTYNKFFNGFHHSNHWFDRVWYLSVPKSFFEDAYSSGPFEFLTAVSFSFEYVLTNLLFVPFMSGAAYNGDMSTVTFGFSAQSDESRHMTLGIECIKFLLEQDPDNVPIVQRWIDKWFWRGYRLLTLVAMMMDYMQPKRVMSWRESWEMYAEQNGGALFKDLARYGIREPKGWQDACEGKDHISHQAWSTFYGFNAASAFHTWVPTEDELAWLSAKYPDSFDRHYRPRFDYWGEQATAGNRFYMKTLPMLCQTCQIPMLFTEPGNPTKIGARESNYLGNRFHFCSDHCKEIFDHEPQKYVQAWLPVHQIHQGNCFPPDADPSAEGFDPLAAVLDYYAVQMGRDNLDFDGSEDQKNFAAWRGQATSN encoded by the coding sequence ATGGACACGCCAACGCTCAAGAAAAAGCTCGGCCTGAAGGATCGCTACGCGGCAATGACGCGCGGCCTCGGCTGGGAGACGACCTACCAGCCGATGGACAAGGTCTTCCCGTACGACCGCTACGAGGGCATCAAGATCCACGACTGGGACAAGTGGGTCGACCCGTTTCGCCTGACGATGGATGCGTACTGGAAATACCAGGGCGAGAAGGAAAAGAAGCTGTACGCGGTGATCGACGCGTTCACGCAGAACAACGCATTCCTCGGCGTGACCGACGCTCGCTACATCAACGCGCTGAAGCTGTTCATCCAGGGCGTGACGCCGCTCGAATATCTCGCGCATCGCGGCTTCGCGCACGTCGGCCGGCACTTCACCGGCGAGGGCGCGCGCATCGCGTGCCAGATGCAGTCGATCGACGAGCTGCGGCACTACCAGACCGAAACGCACGCGATGTCGACGTACAACAAGTTCTTCAACGGGTTCCATCACTCGAACCACTGGTTCGACCGCGTCTGGTACCTGTCGGTGCCGAAGTCGTTCTTCGAGGATGCCTATTCGTCGGGGCCGTTCGAGTTCCTGACCGCGGTCAGCTTCTCGTTCGAATACGTGCTGACGAACCTGCTGTTCGTGCCGTTCATGTCGGGCGCCGCCTACAACGGCGACATGTCGACCGTCACGTTCGGGTTCTCCGCGCAGTCGGACGAATCGCGCCACATGACGCTCGGCATCGAGTGCATCAAGTTCCTGCTCGAACAGGATCCGGACAACGTGCCGATCGTGCAGCGCTGGATCGACAAGTGGTTCTGGCGCGGCTACCGGCTGCTCACGCTGGTCGCGATGATGATGGACTACATGCAGCCGAAGCGCGTGATGAGCTGGCGCGAATCGTGGGAGATGTACGCGGAGCAGAACGGCGGCGCGCTGTTCAAGGACCTCGCGCGCTACGGCATTCGCGAGCCGAAGGGCTGGCAGGACGCGTGCGAAGGCAAGGACCACATCAGCCACCAGGCCTGGTCGACGTTCTACGGCTTCAACGCGGCTTCGGCATTCCACACGTGGGTGCCGACCGAAGACGAGCTGGCGTGGCTGTCCGCGAAGTATCCCGATTCGTTCGACCGCCACTACCGTCCGCGCTTCGACTACTGGGGCGAGCAGGCGACGGCCGGCAACCGCTTCTACATGAAGACGCTGCCGATGCTGTGCCAGACCTGTCAGATCCCGATGCTGTTCACCGAGCCCGGCAACCCGACGAAGATCGGCGCGCGCGAGTCGAACTACCTCGGCAACAGGTTCCATTTCTGCAGCGATCACTGCAAGGAAATCTTCGATCACGAGCCGCAGAAATACGTGCAGGCGTGGCTGCCGGTACACCAGATCCATCAGGGCAACTGCTTCCCGCCGGATGCGGACCCGAGCGCGGAAGGCTTCGATCCGCTCGCCGCGGTGCTCGACTACTACGCGGTGCAGATGGGCCGCGACAACCTCGATTTCGACGGCTCCGAAGACCAGAAGAACTTCGCGGCATGGCGAGGCCAGGCCACGAGCAACTGA
- a CDS encoding MmoB/DmpM family protein, translated as MSNVFIAFQANEESRPIVDAIVADNPRAVVVESPGMVKIDAPDRLTIRRETIEELTGTRFDLQQLQVNLITLSGRIDEDDDQFTLSWSH; from the coding sequence ATGTCCAACGTATTCATCGCCTTTCAGGCCAATGAGGAGTCCAGACCGATCGTCGACGCGATCGTCGCCGACAACCCGCGCGCGGTGGTGGTCGAATCGCCCGGGATGGTCAAGATCGACGCGCCCGACCGGCTGACGATCCGCCGCGAAACGATCGAGGAACTGACCGGCACGCGCTTCGACCTGCAGCAGCTTCAGGTGAACCTGATCACGCTGTCCGGCCGCATCGACGAGGACGACGACCAGTTCACGCTGAGCTGGTCGCACTGA
- a CDS encoding phenol hydroxylase has translation MTIELKTVDIKPLRHTFAHVAQNIGGDKTATRYQEGMMGAQPQANFHYRPTWDPDHEIFDPSRSAIRMANWYALKDPRQFYYASWATTRARQQDAMESNFEFVESRRMIGLMRDDVVAQALDVLVPLRHVAWGANMNNAQICALGYGTAFTAPAMFHAMDNLGVAQYLTRLALAMAEPDVLDAAKATWTGDAAWQPLRRYVEDTLVVTDPVELFVAQNLALDGLLYPLVYDRFVDERIALAGGSAVAMLTAFMPEWHAESNRWIDAVVKTMAAESDDNRALLARWTRDWSARADAALAPVAAHALQDAGRAALDEVREQFHARVVKLGIAL, from the coding sequence GTGACCATCGAGCTGAAGACAGTCGACATCAAGCCGCTCCGGCACACCTTTGCGCATGTCGCGCAGAACATCGGCGGCGACAAGACGGCGACGCGCTACCAGGAAGGCATGATGGGCGCGCAGCCCCAGGCGAACTTCCATTACCGCCCGACCTGGGATCCGGACCACGAGATCTTCGATCCGTCGCGCTCGGCGATCCGGATGGCGAACTGGTACGCATTGAAGGACCCGCGCCAGTTCTACTACGCGTCGTGGGCGACGACGCGGGCGCGCCAGCAGGATGCGATGGAGTCGAACTTCGAGTTCGTCGAATCGCGCCGGATGATCGGCCTGATGCGCGACGACGTGGTCGCGCAGGCGCTCGACGTGCTGGTGCCGCTGCGCCATGTCGCGTGGGGCGCGAACATGAACAACGCGCAGATCTGCGCGCTCGGCTACGGCACCGCGTTCACGGCGCCCGCGATGTTCCATGCGATGGACAACCTCGGCGTCGCGCAGTACCTGACGCGTCTCGCGCTCGCGATGGCCGAGCCCGACGTGCTCGACGCGGCCAAGGCGACCTGGACCGGCGACGCCGCATGGCAGCCGCTGCGCCGCTACGTCGAGGACACGCTGGTCGTGACCGACCCGGTCGAGCTGTTCGTCGCGCAGAACCTCGCGCTCGACGGCTTGCTGTATCCGCTCGTCTACGACCGCTTCGTCGACGAACGGATCGCGCTCGCGGGCGGCTCGGCGGTCGCGATGCTGACCGCGTTCATGCCGGAATGGCACGCCGAATCGAACCGCTGGATCGACGCGGTGGTGAAGACCATGGCCGCCGAATCCGACGACAACCGCGCGCTGCTCGCACGCTGGACCCGCGACTGGTCCGCGCGGGCCGACGCGGCGCTCGCACCGGTCGCGGCGCACGCGCTGCAGGACGCGGGCCGGGCTGCGCTCGACGAAGTGCGCGAGCAATTCCATGCGCGCGTCGTCAAGCTCGGCATCGCACTCTGA
- a CDS encoding phenol hydroxylase subunit → MLAGVRFPFWLTAIVDREFELRVRAFPELSRFFACPAERGTDAALKVGMEATPIMNQHPTDLPPLDPGRKCVRVTGTNVRGFVEFEFSLGGAPDLFVELTLSPAAFDAFCREQQVTRLDVEANP, encoded by the coding sequence GTGCTCGCCGGCGTGCGTTTTCCGTTCTGGTTAACCGCCATTGTGGATCGCGAATTTGAACTTCGCGTCAGGGCTTTCCCTGAATTATCGAGATTTTTTGCGTGCCCAGCCGAACGTGGCACGGATGCTGCATTGAAGGTCGGCATGGAGGCGACACCGATCATGAATCAGCACCCGACCGATCTTCCCCCGCTCGACCCCGGCCGCAAGTGCGTCCGCGTGACCGGCACGAACGTGCGCGGCTTCGTCGAATTCGAGTTTTCGCTCGGCGGCGCGCCGGACCTGTTCGTCGAGCTGACGTTGTCTCCTGCCGCCTTCGATGCGTTCTGCCGCGAACAGCAGGTCACGCGGCTGGACGTCGAAGCGAACCCATGA
- a CDS encoding sigma-54-dependent Fis family transcriptional regulator, with translation MTRPSLPPLPPDTDLRKLIHFSARDGRIWLAGQRMVLLHAGALATLRQELMESVGPAQTRRFFTRVGFAAGERDAALAREIRSGASLFDMFHVGPQLHMLEGAAQVIPLRFEADPATGAFYCEYRWEHSWEADVHHRTFGPQPEPVCWMLIGYATGYTSAFIGRTILFKETACAGMHDAHCTIVGKPADEWPDAEEISSWFKADSLINTIRDLQTEVESLRFEMTPDDGRTRLVGRSDAFRTAYALLETAAPTKVAVLLTGETGVGKERFARALHSLSPRAAKPFVAINCAAIPHALIESELFGAEKGAFTGSQAARAGRFERADGGTLFLDEIGELPLDVQAKLLRVLQEGEVERLGATDGRKVDVRVVAATNRDLEQAVRDGTFRADLYYRINVYPVLIPPLRDRQDDIAPLADAMLERFAALHGKPAPTLTDYAYDALRCYRWPGNVRELENLIERAVILSRPNRPVDAKDLFPGVGSPGGATVDRAGLIRPAAAMSIDCGTLLDQLQGGGGLDGLERALLHEAVDRANGNLSAAARLLGLTRAQLSYRLNRKQDQEDA, from the coding sequence ATGACGCGGCCCAGCCTGCCCCCTTTGCCGCCGGACACCGACCTGCGCAAGCTGATCCATTTTTCGGCGCGCGACGGTCGCATCTGGCTGGCCGGACAGCGAATGGTGCTGCTGCATGCCGGCGCGCTGGCGACGCTGCGCCAGGAGCTGATGGAAAGCGTCGGACCGGCGCAGACGCGGCGTTTCTTCACGCGGGTCGGCTTCGCCGCCGGCGAACGAGACGCGGCGCTGGCCCGCGAGATCCGCAGCGGCGCATCGCTGTTCGACATGTTTCATGTCGGCCCGCAACTGCACATGCTCGAAGGCGCCGCGCAGGTCATCCCGTTGCGTTTCGAAGCCGATCCCGCGACCGGCGCGTTCTATTGCGAATACCGCTGGGAACATTCATGGGAAGCCGACGTGCACCACCGCACGTTCGGGCCGCAGCCCGAACCCGTGTGCTGGATGCTGATCGGTTATGCGACCGGCTACACCAGCGCCTTCATCGGCCGGACGATCCTGTTCAAGGAAACGGCCTGCGCGGGCATGCACGACGCGCACTGCACGATCGTCGGCAAGCCGGCGGACGAATGGCCCGACGCGGAAGAAATCTCGTCGTGGTTCAAGGCCGACTCGCTGATCAACACGATCCGCGATCTGCAGACCGAAGTCGAATCGCTGCGCTTCGAGATGACGCCCGACGACGGCCGAACCCGGCTCGTCGGACGCTCCGATGCGTTTCGCACGGCCTATGCGTTGCTGGAGACGGCCGCACCGACCAAGGTCGCGGTCCTGCTCACCGGAGAAACGGGGGTCGGCAAGGAACGCTTCGCACGTGCGCTGCATAGCCTCAGCCCGCGCGCGGCGAAGCCGTTCGTCGCGATCAACTGCGCGGCCATTCCGCATGCGTTGATCGAGTCCGAACTGTTCGGTGCGGAGAAAGGTGCGTTCACGGGCTCGCAGGCCGCGCGCGCCGGGCGCTTCGAGCGCGCAGACGGCGGCACGCTGTTTCTCGACGAGATCGGCGAGTTACCGCTCGACGTCCAGGCGAAGCTGCTGCGCGTGCTGCAGGAGGGCGAGGTCGAGCGGCTCGGCGCGACCGACGGCCGGAAGGTGGACGTCCGGGTCGTCGCGGCGACCAACCGCGATCTCGAACAGGCCGTGCGCGACGGCACGTTTCGCGCAGACCTCTATTACCGGATCAACGTCTACCCGGTGCTGATTCCGCCGCTGCGCGACCGGCAGGACGATATCGCGCCGCTCGCCGACGCGATGCTCGAACGCTTCGCGGCGCTGCACGGCAAGCCGGCGCCGACGCTCACCGACTACGCCTACGACGCGCTGCGCTGCTACCGCTGGCCCGGCAACGTGCGCGAGCTCGAGAACCTGATCGAGCGCGCGGTGATCCTGTCGCGCCCGAACCGACCCGTCGACGCGAAGGATCTGTTCCCCGGTGTCGGCTCGCCCGGCGGCGCAACGGTCGACCGGGCCGGACTGATCCGGCCGGCGGCCGCGATGTCGATCGACTGCGGGACCCTCCTCGACCAGCTGCAGGGCGGCGGCGGGCTCGACGGCCTCGAGCGTGCGCTGCTGCACGAAGCCGTCGACCGCGCGAACGGCAACCTGTCGGCCGCCGCGCGCCTGCTCGGCCTGACGCGCGCGCAGCTCAGCTATCGCCTCAATCGCAAACAGGATCAGGAGGACGCGTGA
- a CDS encoding GntR family transcriptional regulator: MNTILPAHPFDDPLPAHEPAADDAAEPHARTLSEHAYHQLRQHIIEGHYPPGAKLRVEHLKDVYGVGAGTLREALTRLVSDALVVAEGQRGFRVTPMSVDDLEAITRLRIHIEVDALRESVRRGDDAWAQRVRQSFDQLSAWERPVSIENRAAWEACNRRFHEALISAAATPWTYLILRMLSQQSERYRRVCIGLSDSKRDVHAEHTCLFEAAMRRADARAALALEDHIGATLAVVRNAPPGTLPF, translated from the coding sequence ATGAACACCATCCTGCCCGCGCATCCGTTCGACGACCCGCTGCCGGCGCACGAGCCGGCCGCCGACGATGCGGCCGAACCGCATGCCCGCACGCTCAGTGAGCACGCGTATCACCAGCTCAGGCAACACATCATCGAGGGGCATTACCCGCCAGGCGCGAAACTGCGCGTCGAGCACCTGAAGGACGTGTACGGCGTCGGCGCGGGCACGTTGCGCGAGGCGCTCACGCGGCTCGTCAGCGACGCGCTGGTCGTGGCCGAAGGGCAGCGCGGATTCCGCGTCACGCCGATGTCGGTCGACGACCTGGAAGCGATCACGCGGCTGCGCATCCATATCGAGGTCGATGCGCTGCGCGAGTCCGTGCGGCGCGGCGACGACGCGTGGGCGCAGCGCGTGCGCCAGAGCTTCGACCAGTTGTCGGCCTGGGAGCGGCCGGTGTCCATCGAGAACCGGGCCGCGTGGGAAGCGTGCAACCGGCGCTTTCACGAAGCACTGATCTCGGCCGCCGCGACACCGTGGACCTATCTGATCCTGCGCATGCTGTCGCAGCAAAGCGAACGCTACCGGCGCGTGTGCATCGGGCTCAGCGATTCGAAGCGCGACGTGCATGCGGAACACACGTGCCTGTTCGAGGCCGCGATGCGCCGCGCCGATGCGCGCGCCGCGCTCGCACTCGAAGACCATATCGGCGCGACGCTCGCCGTGGTGCGCAATGCGCCGCCCGGCACGTTGCCGTTCTAG
- a CDS encoding phosphate/phosphite/phosphonate ABC transporter substrate-binding protein, protein MSPWIAGLPMYNVTPRHAALWRALLHDTVDAFARTGGPAGVALLDEPFGDLHTLWRRDDLLLSQTCGYPYRMLGLRDTVQLIATPAFDASGCDGAHYRSVLVVSARVHAGGATTLAACRGLRAAFNSDDSHSGMNAFRHAAAPHAHDGRFFRSVVPFGSHLNVLRALAAGDADCAAIDCVTFAYVRDALPELLNDIRTIGMTASAPGLPLIASKALDSRLVGALQDALEHALAADAQRAIALRLKGFERLPPGAYDTIARFARDAAAHGYPELA, encoded by the coding sequence ATGAGCCCATGGATCGCCGGACTGCCGATGTACAACGTGACGCCGCGCCACGCCGCACTGTGGCGCGCGTTGCTGCATGACACGGTCGATGCGTTCGCGCGCACCGGCGGGCCTGCCGGCGTCGCGCTGCTCGACGAGCCGTTCGGCGATCTGCACACGCTGTGGCGGCGCGACGACCTGCTGCTGTCACAGACGTGCGGCTATCCGTACCGGATGCTTGGCTTGCGCGATACCGTGCAATTGATCGCGACGCCGGCCTTCGATGCGTCCGGTTGCGACGGTGCGCACTACCGCAGCGTGCTAGTCGTATCGGCACGCGTCCATGCGGGCGGTGCGACGACGCTGGCCGCCTGTCGCGGGCTGCGCGCCGCGTTCAACAGCGACGATTCGCACAGCGGGATGAACGCGTTCCGGCATGCGGCCGCGCCGCATGCGCATGACGGACGATTCTTCCGTTCGGTCGTGCCGTTCGGCTCGCACCTGAACGTGCTGCGTGCGCTCGCGGCCGGCGACGCCGATTGCGCGGCGATCGACTGCGTGACGTTCGCGTACGTGCGCGATGCGCTACCCGAGCTGTTGAACGACATCCGGACCATCGGCATGACGGCGTCGGCGCCGGGGTTGCCGTTGATTGCGTCGAAGGCGCTCGACAGCAGGCTGGTGGGCGCGTTGCAGGATGCGCTCGAGCACGCGCTGGCAGCCGATGCGCAACGGGCGATCGCACTGCGGCTGAAGGGGTTCGAGCGGCTGCCGCCGGGCGCGTACGACACGATCGCCCGCTTCGCGCGAGACGCGGCCGCACACGGGTATCCCGAACTGGCGTGA
- a CDS encoding fatty acid desaturase gives MAEYFDVDHARAIAALDARFTARTEWPTWLLVAAIYGGWLAVLLLVRAEHLSLAAATPPLILLGAWHMSLQHELLHGHPTRSAFVNRLLGYPPLTIWYPYTLYRDTHLDHHRDEDLTVPGVDPESNYVSHDQWARLPRWLRALTVARTTFIGRLVFGPTTSIAAMFADAFRAFRHGDFRYLPMWGTHAACAVALLAWLQWAIGVPWWYYLLAVTWPALSLAMIRSLYEHRAAPHPKARIVINEAGFAMRLLYLNNNYHLVHHDLPKLPWYDLPRAYRVRRDAYAEKCGGFVIRGGYRELLARHAWTPTDTPVHPFDQGTASLSTGSGAKVATVGGYLQIST, from the coding sequence ATGGCCGAATACTTCGACGTCGACCACGCACGCGCGATCGCCGCGCTCGACGCCCGCTTCACCGCCCGCACCGAGTGGCCGACCTGGCTGCTGGTCGCCGCGATCTACGGCGGCTGGCTCGCCGTGCTGCTGCTCGTGCGTGCGGAGCACCTGTCGCTCGCGGCCGCGACGCCGCCGTTGATCCTGCTCGGCGCGTGGCATATGTCGCTGCAGCATGAACTGCTGCACGGCCATCCGACGCGCTCCGCGTTCGTGAACCGGCTGCTCGGCTATCCGCCGTTGACGATCTGGTATCCGTACACGCTGTATCGCGACACGCACCTGGATCATCACCGCGACGAGGACCTGACCGTACCGGGCGTCGACCCCGAATCGAACTACGTATCGCATGATCAGTGGGCGCGGTTGCCACGCTGGCTTCGCGCGCTGACGGTTGCGCGCACAACCTTCATCGGGCGCCTGGTGTTCGGACCGACGACGAGTATCGCCGCGATGTTCGCCGACGCGTTCCGTGCGTTCCGGCACGGCGATTTTCGCTATCTGCCGATGTGGGGAACGCACGCCGCCTGCGCGGTCGCGCTGCTCGCGTGGCTGCAGTGGGCGATCGGCGTGCCGTGGTGGTACTACCTGCTGGCGGTCACGTGGCCCGCGCTGTCGCTCGCCATGATCCGCTCGCTGTACGAGCACCGCGCCGCCCCGCATCCGAAGGCGCGCATCGTGATCAACGAAGCCGGCTTCGCGATGCGGCTGCTGTACCTGAACAACAACTATCACCTCGTCCATCACGACCTGCCGAAGCTGCCGTGGTACGACCTGCCACGCGCATACCGGGTGCGGCGCGACGCGTATGCGGAGAAATGCGGCGGCTTCGTGATTCGCGGCGGGTATCGCGAGTTGCTGGCGCGTCATGCATGGACGCCGACCGACACGCCCGTGCATCCGTTCGACCAGGGCACGGCATCGCTGTCGACGGGGAGTGGCGCGAAGGTGGCCACGGTCGGCGGCTATCTTCAGATCAGTACGTGA
- a CDS encoding LysR family transcriptional regulator yields MDRLVAMRLFTCIVDSGSFTRAAQQLGMQRASATQIMKQLESHLGARLLVRTTRHVSATVDGAAYYRRCVAILDGIDEAEASFSHAARHPQGALKVDLASSFARLVVIPALPEFFARYPQVTLDLSVGDRRVDLARESVDCVVRIGELTDSSLVARRVGLLEQVTCASPGYLAAHGRPRNFADLAKHREVAYVSASSGKRVPLVFGMDGKTETTELPASVSVNNGDAYVTACEAGLGIIQVPRYHVVEKLRGGTLTEILTRLRPPPLPLSVLYPHRGHLSPRLRVFIDWIGELVRERAR; encoded by the coding sequence ATGGACAGACTGGTGGCGATGCGGCTCTTCACGTGCATCGTCGATTCCGGCAGCTTCACGCGCGCCGCGCAGCAGCTCGGCATGCAGCGCGCGTCGGCGACGCAGATCATGAAGCAGCTTGAGTCGCACCTCGGCGCGCGGCTGCTGGTGCGCACGACGCGGCACGTGAGCGCGACGGTCGACGGTGCCGCATACTATCGGCGCTGCGTGGCGATCCTGGACGGGATCGACGAGGCCGAAGCGTCGTTCTCGCATGCGGCGCGCCATCCACAGGGCGCGCTGAAGGTCGATCTCGCGAGTTCGTTTGCGCGGCTCGTCGTGATTCCGGCGCTACCCGAATTCTTCGCGCGCTATCCGCAGGTCACGCTCGACCTCAGCGTCGGCGACCGTCGCGTCGACCTCGCGCGGGAAAGCGTCGACTGCGTCGTGCGAATCGGCGAGCTGACGGATTCGTCGCTGGTCGCGCGCCGCGTCGGCCTGCTCGAGCAGGTCACGTGCGCGAGCCCCGGTTATCTGGCCGCGCATGGCCGGCCGCGCAATTTCGCCGATCTCGCGAAGCATCGCGAGGTTGCCTATGTGTCGGCGTCGAGCGGCAAGCGCGTACCGCTCGTGTTCGGTATGGACGGCAAGACGGAGACGACGGAGCTGCCGGCATCGGTGTCGGTCAACAACGGCGACGCGTACGTGACGGCGTGCGAGGCCGGGCTCGGGATCATTCAGGTACCGCGCTATCACGTCGTGGAGAAGCTGCGCGGCGGCACACTGACGGAGATTCTCACGCGACTGCGTCCGCCGCCGTTGCCGTTGTCGGTGCTGTATCCGCATCGCGGCCACCTGTCGCCGCGGCTGAGGGTGTTCATCGACTGGATCGGCGAGCTGGTGCGCGAGCGCGCGCGGTGA